A single window of Balaenoptera acutorostrata chromosome X, mBalAcu1.1, whole genome shotgun sequence DNA harbors:
- the TCEAL8 gene encoding transcription elongation factor A protein-like 8 yields MQKSCEENEGKAQNMPKAEEDRPMEAVPQEAERNPLPSEEGVSQEAERNLRGGLTQPGQGYKEDTPVRHLDPEEMIRGVDELERLREEIRRVRNKFVMMHWKQRHSRSRPYPVCFRP; encoded by the coding sequence ATGCAAAAGTCTtgtgaagaaaatgaaggaaaagcacAGAACATGCCAAAGGCTGAGGAAGACCGCCCTATGGAAGCTGTACCACAGGAGGCAGAAAGAAATCCTCTACCTTCTGAAGAAGGTGTAAGCCAGGAAGCAGAACGAAACCTTAGAGGAGGGCTGACTCAGCCTGGTCAGGGATATAAAGAGGACACTCCAGTTAGGCATTTGGACCCAGAAGAAATGATAAGAGGAGTAGATGAGTTGGAAAGGCTTAGGGAAGAGATAAGAAGAGTAAGAAACAAATTTGTGATGATGCATTGGAAACAAAGACATTCACGCAGCCGTCCTTATCCTGTGTGCTTTAGgccttga